In a single window of the Luteibacter rhizovicinus DSM 16549 genome:
- a CDS encoding non-ribosomal peptide synthetase, whose amino-acid sequence MMPNELAAATAVDYDPFAGTPLSRLVPTTEPQREVWLASRLEPEASLAYNEAVSINLKGSLDVPALESALQAIVDRHEALRATFSGDGENLFIAEHTTLPIAFHDLSLLAPFESDARIMNAFHRIVTTPFDLEHGPLVRAEVFRLAADRHLLTLAAHHIVCDGWSFGVIVRDLAALYAQGTGQGAGPAPAGAFSNFALAEAAHAGTGAAREDEQYWLGRFAGSAPVLDLPTDRSRPRRRSFTSRREDRTLDPTDVAAIKRLGAAHGASFYATLLTAFAVLLRRIAGQDDVVIGMPSAGQAAEGHDTLVGHCVNVLPLRTQVDDTATFAQLLGTVRNDLLDAFDHQRYTLGSLLARLSIARDPSRLPLVTVLFNLDAQLDESTVTFPGLRFDVEAVPRAYENFELFINAVQVDGALRLECQYNADLFDGATIQGWLDAYAMLLRQAALDPTAAAVALPIVSDAVYRELAALQPAPTPFPELRLAHEFFEQQVDRAPERSAVRHADRSLSYAALESRSNRVANALRDRGIGHGDLVGLSLSRGLDMVAGVLGVLKSGAGYVPLDPTFPADRLTFMAEDAALAALVIDDSAPLAFPFDPTRVLSLASDEVVHASFDRPERNRKAATPDSVAYVIFTSGSTGRPKGVRVPHRAAANFLTSMQRVPGIAPDDRLVAVTTLSFDIAFMELMLPLTSGAEIVVAGRDDVRDGGQLRRLIEDVDATMMQATPAGWRLLVDAGWHGRPAFRAVSGGEPLPVDLAEALLDRCGEVWNGYGPTETTVYSTYWRVSDPREGIYIGRPIANTTVHILDERGNHCPLGIPGEIHIGGAGVTLGYLDRPQLTAERFIPDPWSETPDSRMYRTGDRGRWLANGMIEHLGRLDFQVKVRGYRIEPGEIESVIADSPDVGRAVVIAREDRPGDVRLVAYVVGRDGATVSEETLRSRLRSRLPDYMIPQHILTLDAIPLMPNGKIDRKALPPPIAHSVATPGERMAPRNEDERRVAAAMEAVLSLPDLDVRDDFFALGGHSLLAAQLTARLNREFDVTLSFRTLFDAPTIEQLAAAIGSQVASGSAPAAAPIDHRAEQDHAPLSLMQRRLWALERMHPGRVTYNAPSAHRLRGRLDEHAFDMAFQALIQRQPSMRTAFRDVGQDIAQVVSSQLAYPLFPAEDLSDLPAEEREARLMQRLQELTDTPFDLGSAPLFSARMFRLSADEHAFFFMPHHIIWDGWSFDILYNELSALYRAFVAGLPSPLAALPVTYGDFAEWHSHWLESPAFQSQLGFWRERLAQMGDVRALPTDHPRRPGMSGLGRTEWIRVSRDDTDAMHEVAKQADATLNMTLLALYYAMLSSSAGQHELVVGTPVRGRNQTEVESVMGYFNNLLPLHVSVDPALSFLEFVRHVKRTAIEAFGHPDVPLEYLQRELKVGHGAGATLYQALFSFQDARQRSVDWGGLAHEQILLFQSAATEDLGLWFLESNAGMVGGVTYNADLLQASTARLMRERYLDMMKRVAADPSLSVGSLTAATPAEREKMRGWNATGSDAHLPLDLYAMVEARAKLAPDAPAVVHGPRTTSYVALLRRALRMAILLRDRGALAGSVVGLCVDPGSDRLAGLLAIAHTGSTALLLDRADPAARLRDIVADARMTVMIGDIALEATLDWPRACALWLDADHAEIDGVLLDDVPVGAYPEPDAAAIAFHVPGPDGNARGASLSHRSLTNTVEGLVKALDLRADQRIGGDAMANDPLSIIEPLLALAVGASCVVAEPQDLARGELTPLDRFIATPETWHALLEQGWAGAPTLEAAIVGGTPTPELAMRISERTAGLWTLFGDALSAPVATCGRVDAAIDALHEGRPLANSEIWMLDDDGEPSPIGATGEVAIAGRGLAMPFGTRALADRQPGDDRLVRTGYRGRWLADGVVQVLDRDDRRIRRHGLDIEPTAIETLLLAQPGIIRALAVARTGHAGDQRIDAYAVATPGCQPDVEGVRAALATHLPAWSMPASLTLLDAMPLLTTGEPDVAALPLPTEQHAGQGTPSSDEPHTESERLLAAVWQELLGMCRVRTSDNFFDVGGHSLLAVDMAMRVQKLTGVQLNLLDIANGTLGTLAADLALASPAAPATSKRGLFSRLLGRG is encoded by the coding sequence ATGATGCCGAACGAGCTGGCCGCCGCCACAGCGGTCGACTATGACCCCTTCGCCGGTACGCCGCTGTCGCGGCTCGTGCCGACCACGGAGCCCCAACGCGAGGTGTGGCTGGCATCCCGGCTGGAGCCGGAAGCCTCGCTGGCATACAACGAAGCGGTGTCGATCAACCTCAAGGGCTCGCTCGACGTGCCGGCTCTCGAATCCGCCCTGCAGGCGATCGTCGATCGTCACGAGGCGCTACGGGCCACGTTCAGCGGTGACGGCGAAAACCTCTTCATCGCCGAACACACCACGCTGCCGATCGCCTTCCACGATCTCTCGCTGCTCGCGCCCTTCGAGAGCGACGCCAGGATCATGAACGCGTTCCACCGCATCGTCACCACACCGTTCGATCTCGAGCACGGCCCGCTGGTGCGCGCGGAAGTCTTCCGCCTCGCCGCGGACCGTCACCTGCTTACCCTTGCCGCGCACCACATCGTCTGCGACGGCTGGTCGTTCGGCGTGATCGTGCGCGATCTCGCCGCCCTTTACGCGCAGGGCACGGGACAGGGCGCAGGCCCTGCCCCCGCCGGCGCGTTCTCGAACTTCGCGTTGGCCGAGGCTGCGCACGCCGGCACCGGGGCGGCCCGCGAGGACGAACAGTACTGGCTCGGCCGGTTCGCCGGCTCCGCGCCCGTGCTCGACCTCCCCACGGACCGTTCCCGCCCCCGCCGTCGGTCGTTCACCTCACGGCGCGAAGACCGCACGCTGGACCCGACCGATGTCGCCGCGATCAAGCGCCTGGGCGCGGCGCATGGCGCGAGTTTCTACGCCACGCTGCTGACCGCCTTCGCCGTCCTGCTCCGCCGTATCGCGGGGCAGGACGACGTCGTCATCGGCATGCCTTCCGCAGGCCAGGCGGCGGAAGGCCATGACACCCTGGTCGGCCATTGCGTCAACGTCCTGCCCTTGCGGACCCAGGTCGACGACACAGCCACCTTCGCGCAGCTCCTCGGCACGGTGCGCAACGACCTCCTCGATGCCTTCGATCACCAACGCTATACGCTGGGCAGCCTGCTCGCCCGCCTGTCGATCGCGCGCGATCCCTCGCGCCTGCCCCTGGTCACCGTGCTGTTCAACCTCGATGCGCAACTCGACGAGAGCACGGTGACGTTCCCGGGCCTGCGCTTCGACGTGGAAGCCGTGCCGCGCGCGTACGAGAACTTCGAACTCTTCATCAACGCCGTGCAGGTCGATGGCGCCTTGCGCCTGGAATGCCAGTACAACGCCGACCTGTTCGATGGCGCGACGATCCAGGGCTGGCTCGACGCGTATGCGATGCTCCTTCGCCAGGCAGCGCTCGACCCGACTGCCGCGGCCGTGGCGCTGCCGATCGTTTCCGACGCGGTGTACCGCGAACTGGCCGCGCTGCAACCCGCGCCGACGCCGTTCCCGGAACTGCGCCTCGCGCACGAGTTCTTCGAACAACAGGTGGACCGCGCACCCGAGCGTTCGGCCGTCCGTCACGCCGACCGTTCGCTCAGCTACGCCGCGCTGGAGTCACGCTCCAACCGTGTCGCCAACGCCTTGCGCGATCGTGGCATCGGTCACGGCGACCTGGTCGGACTGTCGCTGTCGCGCGGACTGGACATGGTCGCTGGCGTGCTCGGCGTGCTCAAGTCCGGTGCCGGCTACGTCCCACTGGACCCGACCTTCCCTGCCGACCGCCTCACCTTCATGGCCGAAGACGCCGCCCTGGCGGCCCTCGTCATCGACGACAGCGCACCACTGGCCTTTCCCTTCGATCCGACGCGCGTGCTTTCGCTCGCCAGCGATGAAGTGGTCCACGCCTCGTTCGACCGCCCGGAGCGCAACCGCAAGGCGGCGACACCCGACTCGGTCGCCTATGTGATCTTCACCTCCGGCTCGACCGGTCGCCCGAAGGGCGTGCGGGTGCCGCACCGCGCCGCGGCCAACTTCCTGACCAGCATGCAGCGCGTGCCCGGCATCGCGCCGGACGATCGGCTGGTCGCGGTGACCACGCTCTCGTTCGACATCGCTTTCATGGAGCTGATGCTCCCGCTGACCAGCGGCGCCGAAATCGTCGTTGCCGGTCGTGACGATGTGCGCGACGGCGGCCAGCTGCGCCGGCTGATCGAAGACGTGGATGCGACGATGATGCAGGCCACGCCGGCCGGATGGCGTCTGCTCGTCGATGCCGGGTGGCACGGTCGTCCGGCATTCCGCGCCGTCTCCGGCGGTGAGCCGCTGCCGGTCGACCTGGCCGAAGCCCTGCTCGATCGCTGCGGTGAAGTGTGGAACGGCTACGGCCCGACCGAAACGACGGTCTATTCGACCTACTGGCGCGTGTCCGACCCGCGCGAGGGCATCTACATCGGTCGTCCCATCGCGAACACCACCGTGCATATCCTCGACGAGCGCGGCAACCATTGCCCACTCGGCATTCCCGGCGAAATCCACATCGGCGGCGCCGGTGTCACGCTCGGCTATCTCGACCGTCCGCAGCTCACCGCCGAACGTTTCATTCCCGATCCCTGGTCGGAAACCCCGGATTCGCGCATGTATCGCACGGGCGATCGCGGCCGCTGGCTGGCCAACGGCATGATCGAGCACCTCGGCCGCCTGGATTTCCAGGTGAAGGTGCGCGGCTATCGCATCGAGCCCGGCGAGATCGAAAGCGTGATCGCCGATAGCCCCGACGTCGGTCGTGCCGTCGTCATCGCGCGCGAAGACCGCCCCGGCGACGTGCGTCTGGTGGCCTACGTGGTGGGTCGCGACGGGGCGACGGTCAGCGAGGAGACGTTGCGCTCGCGCCTGCGTTCACGACTGCCCGACTACATGATCCCGCAGCACATCCTCACACTCGACGCCATCCCCCTGATGCCTAACGGCAAGATCGACCGCAAGGCGCTGCCGCCGCCGATCGCACACTCCGTGGCGACGCCCGGCGAGCGCATGGCGCCACGCAACGAGGACGAGCGTCGCGTCGCCGCCGCCATGGAGGCGGTACTCAGCCTGCCCGATCTCGACGTACGCGACGACTTCTTCGCGCTGGGTGGCCACAGCCTGCTGGCCGCACAGCTGACGGCCCGGCTCAATCGCGAATTCGACGTCACGCTGTCGTTCCGCACGCTGTTCGACGCGCCCACCATCGAACAGCTCGCTGCCGCGATCGGCTCGCAGGTCGCCAGCGGCAGCGCGCCGGCCGCCGCTCCGATCGATCACCGCGCCGAGCAGGATCACGCGCCGCTGTCGCTCATGCAGCGCCGCCTCTGGGCGCTCGAACGCATGCATCCCGGCCGCGTCACCTATAACGCGCCGTCGGCGCATCGCCTGCGCGGCCGGCTCGACGAACACGCCTTCGACATGGCGTTCCAGGCACTGATCCAGCGGCAGCCGAGCATGCGCACCGCGTTCCGCGACGTCGGCCAGGACATCGCCCAGGTCGTCTCGTCGCAGCTGGCGTATCCGTTGTTCCCGGCCGAAGACCTCTCCGACCTGCCCGCCGAGGAGCGCGAGGCGCGCCTGATGCAGCGCCTGCAGGAACTCACCGACACGCCGTTCGACCTGGGTAGCGCGCCGTTGTTCAGCGCGCGCATGTTCCGTCTCTCCGCCGACGAACACGCCTTCTTCTTCATGCCGCACCACATCATCTGGGACGGCTGGTCGTTCGACATCCTCTACAACGAACTCTCGGCGCTGTATCGCGCCTTCGTCGCCGGGCTGCCTTCGCCGCTTGCCGCCCTACCGGTGACCTATGGCGATTTCGCCGAGTGGCATTCACACTGGCTGGAGTCCCCGGCCTTCCAGTCGCAACTCGGCTTCTGGCGCGAGCGCCTTGCCCAGATGGGCGATGTGCGTGCCCTGCCGACGGATCATCCGCGCCGCCCCGGCATGTCCGGACTGGGTCGCACCGAGTGGATCCGCGTCTCCCGCGATGACACCGATGCGATGCACGAGGTGGCAAAGCAGGCCGACGCCACGCTCAACATGACCTTGCTCGCGCTGTACTACGCCATGCTGTCGAGCTCGGCAGGCCAGCACGAACTGGTCGTCGGCACGCCGGTGCGCGGCCGCAACCAGACCGAGGTCGAGTCGGTCATGGGTTACTTCAACAACCTGTTGCCGCTGCATGTAAGCGTCGACCCCGCGTTGTCCTTCCTCGAATTCGTACGCCACGTCAAGCGCACTGCCATTGAAGCCTTCGGCCACCCGGATGTGCCGCTGGAATACCTGCAGCGCGAGCTGAAGGTCGGCCACGGCGCCGGCGCCACGCTTTACCAGGCACTTTTCTCGTTCCAGGACGCGCGGCAGCGTTCGGTCGACTGGGGTGGCCTGGCGCACGAACAGATCCTTCTGTTCCAGAGCGCCGCGACGGAGGACCTCGGTCTGTGGTTCCTCGAGAGCAACGCCGGCATGGTGGGTGGCGTGACCTATAACGCCGACCTTCTCCAGGCCAGCACTGCGCGCCTCATGCGCGAGCGCTATCTCGACATGATGAAGCGTGTCGCCGCCGATCCCTCGCTCTCGGTGGGTTCGCTCACGGCGGCAACGCCCGCCGAACGGGAGAAGATGCGCGGCTGGAACGCCACGGGTAGTGACGCCCACCTGCCGCTCGACCTCTACGCGATGGTGGAGGCCCGCGCGAAGCTCGCGCCGGACGCGCCCGCCGTCGTCCACGGACCGCGCACCACCAGCTACGTCGCCTTGCTGCGCCGCGCGCTGCGCATGGCGATCCTGCTGCGCGATCGCGGCGCGCTGGCGGGCAGCGTCGTCGGCCTCTGTGTCGACCCCGGCTCGGACCGTCTCGCCGGTCTCCTTGCGATTGCCCACACCGGCAGCACGGCCTTGTTACTGGATCGTGCCGACCCCGCCGCGCGCCTGCGCGACATCGTGGCGGACGCGCGCATGACCGTGATGATCGGCGACATCGCACTGGAAGCCACGCTGGACTGGCCGCGCGCCTGCGCGCTCTGGCTCGACGCGGACCACGCCGAAATCGATGGCGTGCTTCTGGACGACGTGCCGGTCGGCGCCTATCCCGAACCCGATGCCGCGGCCATCGCCTTCCACGTACCGGGGCCCGACGGCAATGCCCGTGGCGCCTCGCTGTCCCATCGCTCGCTGACCAACACCGTCGAAGGCCTGGTCAAGGCACTCGACCTGCGTGCCGACCAGCGCATCGGTGGCGACGCGATGGCGAACGATCCCTTGTCGATCATCGAGCCCCTGCTCGCCCTGGCCGTCGGCGCCTCATGCGTGGTGGCGGAGCCACAGGATCTTGCACGGGGCGAACTCACCCCACTGGACCGGTTCATCGCCACACCGGAAACCTGGCACGCGCTGCTCGAGCAGGGCTGGGCCGGTGCCCCGACGTTGGAGGCCGCCATCGTCGGTGGCACGCCCACGCCGGAACTGGCCATGCGCATCAGCGAGCGTACCGCCGGCCTGTGGACGCTGTTCGGTGACGCCTTGTCGGCGCCCGTCGCCACCTGCGGCCGTGTGGACGCTGCGATCGATGCGCTGCATGAAGGGCGGCCGCTGGCCAACAGCGAAATCTGGATGCTCGACGACGACGGCGAGCCTTCCCCGATCGGCGCGACCGGCGAAGTCGCCATCGCCGGCCGCGGCCTCGCGATGCCGTTCGGCACGCGCGCGCTGGCCGATCGCCAGCCGGGCGACGATCGCCTCGTCCGCACCGGCTATCGCGGCCGCTGGCTTGCCGATGGCGTGGTCCAGGTGCTCGACCGTGACGATCGCCGCATTCGCCGCCACGGCCTCGACATCGAGCCCACCGCCATCGAGACCCTGCTGCTCGCCCAGCCCGGCATCATCCGGGCGCTCGCGGTAGCACGCACCGGTCACGCCGGCGACCAGCGCATCGACGCCTATGCCGTCGCGACGCCAGGTTGCCAGCCCGACGTGGAAGGTGTGCGTGCCGCACTCGCCACCCACCTGCCCGCGTGGTCGATGCCAGCCAGCCTGACCTTGCTCGACGCCATGCCGCTGCTGACGACGGGGGAGCCGGACGTCGCCGCGCTGCCGCTGCCGACGGAGCAGCATGCCGGCCAGGGCACGCCGAGCAGCGACGAGCCGCATACGGAAAGTGAGCGCCTGCTCGCGGCGGTATGGCAGGAGCTCCTGGGCATGTGCCGGGTCCGCACCAGCGACAATTTCTTCGACGTCGGCGGTCACTCCCTGCTCGCCGTCGACATGGCCATGCGCGTGCAGAAACTCACGGGCGTGCAACTGAACCTGCTCGATATCGCCAACGGCACGCTCGGCACGCTCGCCGCGGATCTCGCCCTGGCTTCGCCAGCGGCACCTGCCACATCGAAACGTGGCCTGTTCAGTCGCCTGCTCGGGCGAGGTTGA
- a CDS encoding glycosyltransferase family 2 protein: MISHLAWLACWTSALLLVHVFVGYPVLVWLQARLRPQPVARHAILPTVSIVIAVHDGAGFIRAKLASLQALDYPAELIDIVIACDGCHDSTVTTARRSTDPRLTVLDFPNRRGKAACLNDAVALTRGEVLLFTDVRQKLSPTALTELVANLADPTVGAVGGELHMENLRTGFAQGVDFYWRYEKGIRHAESRSGSTIGVSGALYAMRRRLFQPIPPGTVLDDVLVPMRVAAQGKRVVFEPRAMAWDQPSQVPEDERRRKIRTLAGNYQLIQLAPWLLLPWRNPLWLRFVSHKLLRLCAPWLILTLTLSSGVLFTRHPMYAVAFCCLVAGALMVGLARLRPTLGRLLPLRIALAFFYLNLFAAQALLAFARNRRLHLW, translated from the coding sequence ATGATCTCGCACCTTGCCTGGCTCGCCTGCTGGACGTCGGCCCTGTTGCTGGTCCATGTCTTCGTCGGCTATCCCGTGCTCGTCTGGCTGCAGGCACGCCTTCGTCCTCAGCCGGTAGCGCGTCACGCGATCCTGCCGACGGTGAGCATCGTGATCGCCGTGCACGACGGTGCGGGCTTCATCCGCGCGAAGCTGGCCAGCCTGCAGGCGCTGGATTATCCGGCCGAACTCATCGATATCGTGATTGCCTGCGATGGCTGTCACGACAGCACGGTGACGACGGCGCGACGCTCCACCGACCCGCGCTTGACCGTGCTGGATTTCCCGAATCGTCGCGGCAAGGCCGCCTGCCTCAACGACGCGGTGGCCCTGACGCGCGGTGAGGTGTTGTTGTTCACCGACGTCCGCCAGAAGCTTTCGCCCACCGCGCTGACCGAACTGGTCGCCAACCTCGCCGACCCCACGGTGGGCGCGGTCGGTGGTGAACTCCATATGGAGAACCTGCGTACGGGCTTCGCCCAGGGCGTCGATTTCTACTGGCGCTACGAGAAAGGCATCCGCCACGCGGAGAGCCGCTCCGGCTCCACCATCGGCGTGAGCGGCGCGCTCTATGCGATGCGCCGCCGCCTGTTCCAGCCGATCCCTCCGGGCACCGTCCTCGATGACGTACTCGTACCCATGCGCGTGGCCGCGCAAGGCAAGCGCGTGGTCTTCGAGCCCCGCGCCATGGCCTGGGACCAGCCCTCGCAAGTGCCCGAAGACGAGCGTCGCCGCAAGATCCGTACGCTGGCTGGCAACTACCAGCTGATCCAGCTCGCGCCCTGGCTGCTCCTGCCGTGGCGCAACCCGCTGTGGTTGCGTTTCGTCAGCCACAAGCTCCTTCGCCTGTGTGCACCGTGGCTCATCCTCACCCTGACCCTGAGCAGCGGCGTGTTGTTCACGCGCCATCCGATGTATGCGGTCGCGTTCTGCTGTCTTGTCGCCGGTGCGCTGATGGTCGGCCTGGCTCGCCTGCGTCCGACGCTCGGTCGCCTGTTGCCCTTGCGTATTGCCCTCGCGTTCTTCTACCTCAACCTCTTCGCGGCCCAGGCCCTGCTCGCCTTCGCCCGCAATCGAAGGCTGCACCTATGGTGA
- a CDS encoding polysaccharide deacetylase family protein: MNDGAPGIRGRLGELCYSSGLLHSLQRVRAWWQRDLRILAYHRIMPLPDPDTYEFDLELISTPPDQFREQMLRIRKYFRPMRLTDVVAALDAGEALPPDTVAVTFDDGYDDNYRIAAPILDELGVPATFFVSTGHIDSGRPYAYDWLVHMILVTRAPRLVLPELQIDVALPADRASRRRIAGSVLLKMKWLDALGQTAMTERLEAEWNMPAASARPVDCRPMTWDQAREMEAAGLEFGSHGVHHRMLARLPQDEMEREIRESKTTLDRELRHPSILMSYPVGGDRAYNEAVIAATRNAGFKLGCSYICGTNAEPSVNRYALNRLPVESNMGPGWFAAMLALPQLMSYPTAAHEANGPKDHACSP, encoded by the coding sequence ATGAACGATGGCGCTCCAGGCATCCGTGGCCGTCTCGGCGAGCTGTGTTATTCCAGCGGCCTGCTGCATTCGCTGCAGCGGGTGCGTGCATGGTGGCAGCGCGACCTGCGCATCCTCGCCTACCACCGCATCATGCCGCTGCCCGATCCGGACACCTACGAGTTCGACCTCGAACTGATCAGCACGCCGCCGGACCAGTTCCGCGAGCAGATGCTACGCATCCGCAAGTACTTCAGGCCCATGCGCCTGACCGATGTCGTCGCCGCGCTGGACGCCGGTGAAGCACTGCCGCCGGACACCGTGGCCGTCACCTTCGACGACGGTTACGACGACAACTACCGGATCGCCGCACCGATCCTCGACGAGCTCGGCGTGCCGGCGACCTTCTTCGTTTCCACCGGCCATATCGATAGCGGCAGGCCGTATGCGTACGACTGGCTGGTCCACATGATCCTGGTGACCCGCGCGCCGCGCCTCGTGCTACCCGAGCTGCAGATCGACGTGGCGCTGCCCGCCGACCGCGCCTCGCGCCGGCGCATCGCCGGCAGCGTCCTGCTGAAGATGAAATGGCTGGACGCCCTCGGCCAGACCGCCATGACCGAGCGTCTGGAAGCGGAGTGGAACATGCCCGCGGCCAGCGCCCGGCCGGTCGATTGCCGCCCGATGACCTGGGACCAGGCGCGGGAGATGGAAGCCGCCGGTCTGGAGTTCGGCTCCCACGGTGTCCACCACCGCATGCTCGCGCGCCTGCCGCAAGACGAGATGGAACGGGAAATCCGCGAATCCAAGACCACGCTCGACCGCGAGCTGCGCCATCCCTCGATCCTCATGTCCTACCCCGTGGGCGGCGACCGCGCGTATAACGAGGCCGTCATCGCGGCAACGCGCAACGCGGGCTTCAAGCTCGGCTGCAGTTACATCTGCGGGACCAATGCCGAGCCGTCGGTGAACCGTTACGCGCTCAACCGCCTGCCGGTGGAGAGCAACATGGGTCCGGGCTGGTTCGCCGCCATGCTCGCCCTGCCACAGCTGATGAGCTATCCCACGGCGGCGCATGAAGCGAACGGCCCTAAGGATCACGCATGTTCCCCCTGA